From the Aphelocoma coerulescens isolate FSJ_1873_10779 chromosome 10, UR_Acoe_1.0, whole genome shotgun sequence genome, one window contains:
- the IDH2 gene encoding isocitrate dehydrogenase [NADP], mitochondrial, which produces MAARYLRAAPALSRLPRCPLPAAGVEQRRHYADKRIKVANPVVEMDGDEMTRIIWAFIKEKLILPNVDVQLKYFDLGLPHRDKTDDQVTIDSALATQKYSVAVKCATITPDEARVEEFKLKKMWKSPNGTIRNILGGTVFREPIICKNIPRLVPGWTKPITIGRHAHGDQYKATDFVVSKSGTFKMVFTPKDGSGSKEWEVFNFPGGGVGMGMYNTDESISGFAHSCFQYAVQKKWPLYLSTKNTILKAYDGRFKDIFQEIFDKHYKTEFDKLKIWYEHRLIDDMVAQMLKSSGGFVWACKNYDGDVQSDILAQGFGSLGLMTSVLVCPDGKTIEAEAAHGTVTRHYREHQKGRPTSTNPIASIFAWTRGLEHRGKLDSNPDLIKFAQTLEKVCVDTVESGTMTKDLAGCIHGLANVKLNEHFVNTTDFLDAIKNNLDKALGKK; this is translated from the exons ATGGCCGCCCGTTACCTCCGCGCTGCCCCGGCGCTCAGCCgcctgccccgctgcccgctccccgccgccgGCGTGGAGCAGCGCCGGCACT ATGCCGACAAGCGGATCAAGGTGGCAAACCCGGTGGTGGAGATGGACGGAGATGAGATGACGCGAATCATCTGGGCCTTCATTAAGGAGAAG CTCATCCTGCCCAACGTGGATGTCCAGCTAAAATACTTTGACCTGGGGCTGCCACACCGGGACAAGACAGATGACCAGGTCACCATTGACTCAGCGCTGGCCACCCAGAAGTACAGCGTGGCCGTCAAGTGTGCCACCATCACGCCCGATGAAGCCAGGGTGGAAG AGTTCAAGCTGAAGAAGATGTGGAAGAGCCCCAATGGCACCATCCGAAACATCCTGGGGGGGACGGTGTTCCGGGAACCCATCATCTGCAAGAACATTCCTCGTCTGGTACCCGGCTGGACTAAGCCCATCACCATTGGCCGCCACGCCCACGGTGACCAG TACAAAGCCACCGACTTTGTCGTGAGCAAGTCTGGGACGTTCAAGATGGTCTTCACGCCGAAGGACGGCAGCGGGTCCAAGGAGTGGGAGGTGTTCAACTTCCCCGGCGGCGGCGTGGGTATGGGCATGTACAACACGGACGAG TCCATCTCTGGCTTTGCGCACAGCTGCTTCCAGTACGCTGTCCAGAAGAAGTGGCCGCTCTACCTGAGCACTAAGAACACCATCCTCAAGGCCTACGACGGGCGCTTCAAGGACATCTTCCAGGAGATCTTCGATAA GCACTACAAGACGGAGTTTGACAAGCTAAAGATCTGGTACGAGCACCGGCTCATCGACGACATGGTTGCCCAGATGTTGAAATCCTCCGGCGGCTTTGTCTGGGCCTGCAAGAACTACGACGGGGATGTCCAGTCCGACATCCTGGCCCAAG GGTTCGGCTCCTTGGGGTTGATGACCTCTGTCCTGGTGTGTCCGGATGGGAAGACCATCGAGGCTGAGGCTGCCCATGGCACTGTCACCCGCCACTACCGGGAGCACCAGAAG GGACGACCCACCAGCACCAACCCCATTGCCAGCATCTTCGCCTGGACGCGTGGCCTGGAGCACCGGGGCAAGCTGGACAGTAACCCTGACCTCATCAA gttTGCGCAGACATTGGAGAAGGTTTGTGTGGACACAGTGGAGAGCGGGACGATGACAAAAGACCTTGCTGGCTGCATCCACGGCCTTGCCAA TGTGAAGCTGAATGAGCACTTTGTGAACACCACTGACTTCCTCGATGCCATC
- the SEMA4B gene encoding semaphorin-4B isoform X1: MRWHGTGSYGCRVCSARAASRPRRSPAARSGMAARPVLPVLAALLLSAAPEPVPRVSLPYDSAERVVRRFEAAGVSNYTALLLSPDGGTLYLGARELLLTLNTSNFQPSSPVRRLLWSADEEKKRQCVFKGKDPQRDCHNYIKLLLQLNSTHLYTCGTCAFSPACAYINVQHFSLERDASGKVVLEDGKGRCPFDPEYRSTAVMVDGELYAGTVSNFQGNEPTISRSQESRIALKTENSLNWLQDPAFVGSAYLRESLPAGNPEGDDDKVYFFFSETGKEFDYFENTIVSRIARVCKGDQGGERVLQRRWTTFLKAQLLCSHPEDGFPFNVLQDIFVLTPGELRWRETLFYGVFTSQWNKGGLGSSAVCAFPMRSVQRAFGGLYKEVNRETQQWYTDTGPVPEPRPGMCITSHTRHLKINSSLQMPDRVLNFIKDHFLMDSPVRSQPLLLQSHRRYQQIGVHRAQGLHSTYDVLFLGTDDGRLHKAVRVNHGVHIIEEIRLFPAGQPILQLLLDQDQGLVYAATYTAVAQVPFANCSLYRSCGECVLARDPFCAWSRGACRRVTPHPPAHPQLWAQDIEDADTERLCQLANASQPRPRILLPPASGAPCQQIQLPPNAVRPLPCRLLSNLASRRWLHDGAPVNASYLVLPDGALILVGSPERAGTYECWSLEEGFRKLMASYCVGVQEPALGPPDSGRKVAAGRDTLETVSTSRSTSAVGSAAARLDGKTYWTEFLVMCVLFAAAVLVLALFVLHRHRDGMKALLEPSDPGRHQKPPRKPVESLPLNGSSLPSTAPEHKGYQALQDNYIVSTPVHEPPGPPRTFSESEKRPLHVRDSFVEVSPACQRPRVRLGSEIQDSVV; encoded by the exons ATGAGGTGGCATGGGACAGGGAGCTATGGCTGCAGG GTCTGCAGCGCCCGGGCGGCTTCGCGGCCGCGGCGGAGCCCCGCGGCTCGGTCCGGGATGGCGGCGCGGCCAGTGCTGCCGGTCCTGGCGGCGCTGCTGCTCTCGGCGGCTCCGGAGCCTGTCCCGCGGGTCAGCCTGCCCTACG ACTCAGCCGAGAGAGTAGTGCGGCGCTTTGAGGCAGCTGGTGTGTCCAACTACACGGCCCTCCTGCTGAGCCCGGACGGTGGGACCCTCTACCTGGGAGCGCGGGAACTGCTCCTCACCCTCAACACCAGCAACTTTCAGCCCAGCTCCCCAGTTCGTAGG ctgctgtggagtgCAGATGAGGAGAAGAAGAGGCAGTGTGTGTTCAAGGGCAAGGacccccag AGGGACTGTCACAACTACatcaagctgctgctgcagctgaacagCACCCACCTGTACACCTGTGGGACCTGCGCCTTTAGCCCGGCCTGCGCCTACATT AACGTGCAGCACTTCAGCCTGGAGCGGGACGCGTCGGGGAAGGTGGTATTGGAGGACGGGAAGGGACGCTGCCCCTTTGACCCTGAGTACCGCTCCACAGCTGTCATGGTCG ACGGTGAGCTCTACGCCGGCACCGTCAGCAACTTCCAGGGCAATGAGCCGACCATCTCCCGCAGCCAGGAGAGTCGAATTGCCCTCAAGACCGAGAACTCCCTCAACTGGCTGCAAG ACCCAGCATTCGTGGGCTCAGCCTACCTGAGGGAGAGCCTCCCTGCCGGCAACCCCGAGGGCGACGACGACAAGGTCTACTTCTTCTTCAGTGAGACCGGGAAGGAGTTCGACTATTTTGAGAACACCATCGTCTCCCGCATTGCACGTGTATGCAAG GGGGACCAGGGCGGGGAGCGTGTGCTGCAGCGGCGGTGGACAACCTTCCTGAaggcacagctcctctgctcACACCCTGAGGACGGGTTCCCCTTCAACGTGCTGCAGGACATCTTTGTGCTCACCCCGGGCGAGCTGCGCTGGAGGGAGACACTCTTCTACGGTGTCTTCACCTCGCAGTG GAACAAGGGTGGACTGGGCAGCTCGGCCGTCTGCGCCTTCCCCATGCGCAGTGTGCAGCGTGCCTTTGGTGGGCTCTACAAGGAGGTGAACCGCGAAACGCAGCAGTGGTACACAGACACCGGCCCTGTGCCAGAGCCCCGGCCAGGCATG TGCATCACCAGCCACACACGGCACCTGAAGATCAATTCGTCGCTGCAGATGCCAGATCGGGTGCTGAACTTTATCAAGGACCACTTCCTGATGGACAGCCCCGTGcgcagccagcccctgctgctgcagagccaccGGCGCTACCAGCAGATCGGTGTGCACCGTGCGCAGGGCCTGCACAGCACCTATGATGTCCTCTTCCTGGGCACGG ATGATGGGCGGCTGCACAAGGCTGTGCGGGTGAACCACGGTGTGCACATCATTGAGGAGATCCGCCTCTTCCCTGCCGGGCAGCCCattctccagctgctgctggaccaGGAccag GGCCTTGTCTATGCAGCCACCTACACAGCAGTGGCCCAGGTGCCCTTTGCCAACTGCAGCCTGTACCGCAGCTGTGGGGAATGTGTGCTGGCACGGGACCCCTTCTGCGCCTGGAGCCGGGGTGCCTGCCGCAGGGTCACCCCACATCCCCCGGCACATCCACA GCTCTGGGCACAGGACATCGAGGATGCTGACACGGAGCGGCTCTGCCAGCTGGCCAATGCCTCCCAGCCCCGTCCTCGCATCCTCCTGCCCCCAG CCTCAGGTGCGCCGTGCCAGCAGATCCAGCTGCCTCCCAATGCGGTGCGGCCGCTGCCGTGCCGGCTGctctccaacctggcctcacGGCGCTGGCTGCACGACGGGGCACCTGTCAACGCCTCCTACCTGGTGCTGCCCGACGGGGCCCTCATTCTGGTGGGCAGCCCAGAGCGTGCAGGCACCTATGAGTGCTGGTCACTGGAGGAAGGATTCCGCAAGCTGATGGCCAGCTACTGCGTGGGTGTGCAAGAGCCAGCCCTTGGGCCACCAGACTCTGGCAGGAAGGTGGCTGCTGGCCGCGACACCCTGGAGACAGTCAGCACATCCCGGAGCACGTCAGCGGTGGGAAGTGCTGCAGCACGGCTGGACGGCAAGACCTACTGGACCGAGTTCCTGGTGATGTGTGtgctctttgctgctgctgtcctcGTGCTGGCCCTCTTTGTCCTGCACCGGCATCGTGACGGCATGAAGGCCTTGCTGGAGCCCAGTGACCCTGGCAGGCATCAGAAGCCGCCCCGCAAGCCAGTGGAGAGCCTGCCCCTGAATGGCAGCAGCCTGCCTAGCACGGCTCCTGAGCACAAGGGCTACCAGGCCCTGCAGGACAACTACATTGTCAGTACCCCTGTGCAtgagcccccaggacccccacgCACCTTCTCTGAGTCAGAGAAGAGACCTCTCCATGTCCGGGACAGCTTCGTGGAGGTGTCTCCCGCCTGCCAAAGACCCCGGGTGCGCCTGGGCTCCGAGATCCAGGACTCAGTGGTGTGA
- the SEMA4B gene encoding semaphorin-4B isoform X2 — MAARPVLPVLAALLLSAAPEPVPRVSLPYDSAERVVRRFEAAGVSNYTALLLSPDGGTLYLGARELLLTLNTSNFQPSSPVRRLLWSADEEKKRQCVFKGKDPQRDCHNYIKLLLQLNSTHLYTCGTCAFSPACAYINVQHFSLERDASGKVVLEDGKGRCPFDPEYRSTAVMVDGELYAGTVSNFQGNEPTISRSQESRIALKTENSLNWLQDPAFVGSAYLRESLPAGNPEGDDDKVYFFFSETGKEFDYFENTIVSRIARVCKGDQGGERVLQRRWTTFLKAQLLCSHPEDGFPFNVLQDIFVLTPGELRWRETLFYGVFTSQWNKGGLGSSAVCAFPMRSVQRAFGGLYKEVNRETQQWYTDTGPVPEPRPGMCITSHTRHLKINSSLQMPDRVLNFIKDHFLMDSPVRSQPLLLQSHRRYQQIGVHRAQGLHSTYDVLFLGTDDGRLHKAVRVNHGVHIIEEIRLFPAGQPILQLLLDQDQGLVYAATYTAVAQVPFANCSLYRSCGECVLARDPFCAWSRGACRRVTPHPPAHPQLWAQDIEDADTERLCQLANASQPRPRILLPPASGAPCQQIQLPPNAVRPLPCRLLSNLASRRWLHDGAPVNASYLVLPDGALILVGSPERAGTYECWSLEEGFRKLMASYCVGVQEPALGPPDSGRKVAAGRDTLETVSTSRSTSAVGSAAARLDGKTYWTEFLVMCVLFAAAVLVLALFVLHRHRDGMKALLEPSDPGRHQKPPRKPVESLPLNGSSLPSTAPEHKGYQALQDNYIVSTPVHEPPGPPRTFSESEKRPLHVRDSFVEVSPACQRPRVRLGSEIQDSVV, encoded by the exons ATGGCGGCGCGGCCAGTGCTGCCGGTCCTGGCGGCGCTGCTGCTCTCGGCGGCTCCGGAGCCTGTCCCGCGGGTCAGCCTGCCCTACG ACTCAGCCGAGAGAGTAGTGCGGCGCTTTGAGGCAGCTGGTGTGTCCAACTACACGGCCCTCCTGCTGAGCCCGGACGGTGGGACCCTCTACCTGGGAGCGCGGGAACTGCTCCTCACCCTCAACACCAGCAACTTTCAGCCCAGCTCCCCAGTTCGTAGG ctgctgtggagtgCAGATGAGGAGAAGAAGAGGCAGTGTGTGTTCAAGGGCAAGGacccccag AGGGACTGTCACAACTACatcaagctgctgctgcagctgaacagCACCCACCTGTACACCTGTGGGACCTGCGCCTTTAGCCCGGCCTGCGCCTACATT AACGTGCAGCACTTCAGCCTGGAGCGGGACGCGTCGGGGAAGGTGGTATTGGAGGACGGGAAGGGACGCTGCCCCTTTGACCCTGAGTACCGCTCCACAGCTGTCATGGTCG ACGGTGAGCTCTACGCCGGCACCGTCAGCAACTTCCAGGGCAATGAGCCGACCATCTCCCGCAGCCAGGAGAGTCGAATTGCCCTCAAGACCGAGAACTCCCTCAACTGGCTGCAAG ACCCAGCATTCGTGGGCTCAGCCTACCTGAGGGAGAGCCTCCCTGCCGGCAACCCCGAGGGCGACGACGACAAGGTCTACTTCTTCTTCAGTGAGACCGGGAAGGAGTTCGACTATTTTGAGAACACCATCGTCTCCCGCATTGCACGTGTATGCAAG GGGGACCAGGGCGGGGAGCGTGTGCTGCAGCGGCGGTGGACAACCTTCCTGAaggcacagctcctctgctcACACCCTGAGGACGGGTTCCCCTTCAACGTGCTGCAGGACATCTTTGTGCTCACCCCGGGCGAGCTGCGCTGGAGGGAGACACTCTTCTACGGTGTCTTCACCTCGCAGTG GAACAAGGGTGGACTGGGCAGCTCGGCCGTCTGCGCCTTCCCCATGCGCAGTGTGCAGCGTGCCTTTGGTGGGCTCTACAAGGAGGTGAACCGCGAAACGCAGCAGTGGTACACAGACACCGGCCCTGTGCCAGAGCCCCGGCCAGGCATG TGCATCACCAGCCACACACGGCACCTGAAGATCAATTCGTCGCTGCAGATGCCAGATCGGGTGCTGAACTTTATCAAGGACCACTTCCTGATGGACAGCCCCGTGcgcagccagcccctgctgctgcagagccaccGGCGCTACCAGCAGATCGGTGTGCACCGTGCGCAGGGCCTGCACAGCACCTATGATGTCCTCTTCCTGGGCACGG ATGATGGGCGGCTGCACAAGGCTGTGCGGGTGAACCACGGTGTGCACATCATTGAGGAGATCCGCCTCTTCCCTGCCGGGCAGCCCattctccagctgctgctggaccaGGAccag GGCCTTGTCTATGCAGCCACCTACACAGCAGTGGCCCAGGTGCCCTTTGCCAACTGCAGCCTGTACCGCAGCTGTGGGGAATGTGTGCTGGCACGGGACCCCTTCTGCGCCTGGAGCCGGGGTGCCTGCCGCAGGGTCACCCCACATCCCCCGGCACATCCACA GCTCTGGGCACAGGACATCGAGGATGCTGACACGGAGCGGCTCTGCCAGCTGGCCAATGCCTCCCAGCCCCGTCCTCGCATCCTCCTGCCCCCAG CCTCAGGTGCGCCGTGCCAGCAGATCCAGCTGCCTCCCAATGCGGTGCGGCCGCTGCCGTGCCGGCTGctctccaacctggcctcacGGCGCTGGCTGCACGACGGGGCACCTGTCAACGCCTCCTACCTGGTGCTGCCCGACGGGGCCCTCATTCTGGTGGGCAGCCCAGAGCGTGCAGGCACCTATGAGTGCTGGTCACTGGAGGAAGGATTCCGCAAGCTGATGGCCAGCTACTGCGTGGGTGTGCAAGAGCCAGCCCTTGGGCCACCAGACTCTGGCAGGAAGGTGGCTGCTGGCCGCGACACCCTGGAGACAGTCAGCACATCCCGGAGCACGTCAGCGGTGGGAAGTGCTGCAGCACGGCTGGACGGCAAGACCTACTGGACCGAGTTCCTGGTGATGTGTGtgctctttgctgctgctgtcctcGTGCTGGCCCTCTTTGTCCTGCACCGGCATCGTGACGGCATGAAGGCCTTGCTGGAGCCCAGTGACCCTGGCAGGCATCAGAAGCCGCCCCGCAAGCCAGTGGAGAGCCTGCCCCTGAATGGCAGCAGCCTGCCTAGCACGGCTCCTGAGCACAAGGGCTACCAGGCCCTGCAGGACAACTACATTGTCAGTACCCCTGTGCAtgagcccccaggacccccacgCACCTTCTCTGAGTCAGAGAAGAGACCTCTCCATGTCCGGGACAGCTTCGTGGAGGTGTCTCCCGCCTGCCAAAGACCCCGGGTGCGCCTGGGCTCCGAGATCCAGGACTCAGTGGTGTGA
- the CIB1 gene encoding calcium and integrin-binding protein 1, with product MGGSASLIPRDLLGEYQELTFLSKQEILLAYKRFSELLPKEERESACSARVPKSHILTLPELRANPFQHRICHVFSTSETGDDSMSFEDFLDMLSVFSDSATSDIKSHYAFRIFDFDEDGILDRKDLEQLVNCLTGQGEESRLSSAEMEQLIQNILEESDIDKDGTINLSEFQHVVSRSPDFASSFKIVL from the exons ATGGGCGGCTCGGCTAGTCTGATACCGCGGGACCTGCTGGGCGAGTACCAG GAGCTGACGTTCCTGAGCAAGCAGGAGATCTTGCT TGCCTACAAGAGGTTCAGTGAACTGCTGCcaaaggaggagagggagagcgCCTGCTCCGCGCGGGTTCCCAAGAGCCACATCCTGACGCTGCCTGAGCTGCGG GCAAACCCCTTCCAGCACCGGATCTGCCATGTGTTCTCAACCTCAGAGACCGGGGATGACAGCATGTCATTTGAAGACTTCCTCGATATGCTGAGTGTCTTCAGCGATTCTGCCACCTCTGACATCAAATCCCACTATGCCTTCCGCATCTTTG ACTTTGATGAAGATGGGATTCTAGacaggaaggacctggagcaACTGGTGAACTGCCTGACAGGGCAGGGCGAGGAGTCCCGGCTGAGCAGCGCAGAGATGGAGCAGCTCATCCAAAAT ATCCTGGAGGAGTCTGACATCGACAAGGACGGCACCATCAACCTCTCTGAATTCCAGCACGTTGTGTCCCGCTCTCCGGACTTTGCCAG CTCCTTCAAGATTGTCCTGTGA
- the GDPGP1 gene encoding GDP-D-glucose phosphorylase 1, with product MTAVAGGELSEPNPEEFVYGEEDFVLQAAGWGDPDSAPSRFDRVLLAGWSDRMERGLFRYRLGPLPTRVLPGPVRLVAQLNEQRSAERRPPQPVRSLRDPFDPGAFNFTRLRPAELLFRLRRTGGPGPPPDPLLVAINASPLERGHVLLLPEPARRLPQVLTAPALRGALEAALLSAHPGFCVGFNGLGGGASVNHLHLHGLYLGRPLPLEEAPAEPLGPRLGLLRAGPAPAFLFFAPGPAALEPVSRAVCRAAEHVAGVGLACNVLATRGDPPAGPGTGGGRGLRVLLWARRPLFGPKAGEPFAVALCELAGLLPLPAEPLYRDITEVQALSAIRQHLLPEPELLHLGGELARLLES from the coding sequence ATGACGGCGGTGGCGGGAGGGGAGCTGAGCGAGCCGAACCCCGAGGAGTTCGTGTACGGCGAGGAGGACTTCGTGCTGCAGGCAGCCGGCTGGGGCGACCCGGACTCCGCGCCTTCCCGGTTCGACCGGGTGCTGCTAGCGGGGTGGAGCGACCGTATGGAGCGGGGACTGTTCCGGTACCGGCTGGGGCCGCTGCCCACCCGCGTCCTGCCCGGTCCCGTGCGCCTCGTGGCGCAGCTGAACGAGCAGCGCAGCGCGGAGCGCCGCCCGCCGCAGCCCGTCCGCAGCCTCCGGGATCCCTTCGACCCCGGCGCCTTCAACTTCACCCGTCTGCGCCCCGCCGAGCTGCTGTTCCGCCTGCGCCGCACCGGAGGCCCGGGGCCGCCACCCGACCCGCTGCTGGTGGCCATCAACGCCAGCCCGTTGGAGCGGGGACACGTCCTGCTGCTGCCCGAACCGGCGCGGCGGCTGCCGCAGGTGCTGACGGCcccggcgctgcgcggggcGCTGGAAGCGGCGCTGCTCAGCGCCCACCCCGGATTCTGCGTGGGCTTCAACGGGCTGGGCGGCGGCGCCTCGGTGAACCACCTGCACCTGCACGGGCTCTACCTGGGCCGCCCGCTGCCGCTGGAGGAGGCGCCGGCCGAGCCGCTGGGGCCGCGCCTGGGGCTCCTCCGCGCCGGACCGGCCCCCGCCTTCCTCTTCTTCGCCCCCGGCCCTGCGGCGCTGGAGCCGGTGTCGCGGGCCGTGTGCCGGGCGGCGGAGCACGTGGCCGGTGTTGGGCTGGCCTGCAATGTGCTGGCCACGCGGGGCGACCCGCCGGCGGGGCCCGGGACCGGAGGTGGCCGCGGGCTgcgggtgctgctgtgggcgcGCCGGCCCCTCTTCGGCCCCAAGGCGGGTGAGCCCTTCGCCGTGGCGTTGTGCGAGCTGGCggggctgctgccgctgcccgcCGAGCCGCTCTACCGGGACATCACCGAGGTGCAGGCCCTGAGCGCCATCCGCCAGCACCTGCTGCCCGAGCCCGAGCTGCTGCACCTCGGTGGGGAGCTGGCGCGGCTGCTGGAGAGCTGA